In Kineococcus sp. NBC_00420, a single genomic region encodes these proteins:
- a CDS encoding SpoIIE family protein phosphatase, with translation MDGTNSTAFAGTAAQLPQVLHGQPGAVLLVRVADGVVLFANPLADQLAPGVSLPCAVDDWSRAAGLQAADGIDISDPATGSSPLSRIARGEPVHGERVTAARSSDMSGAREALWVIGLPLSDAPVDELSGLALVALLPLREEELVRDAKESAERLHSRAVLASDLSFTISDPTQPDNPLVWVNPAFERVTGYGREVLGTNCRFLQGPETDHDAVQRIRSALATGETITELLLNYRKDGTAFWNEVVISPVRNAEGRVTHFVGVQSDVTLRVQAERERDAALAYARDARHRLEFLSAVTEQLSEVLDPDAAQDLLPSLVVPEFAEWAFATLLDGSGRTRHVRASHANPVMTAETDRFQELHDGLGDGSISMRVLHGELGPTLVTVTDDLVDAVATTETAQVLRRLGLGSAIVVPLRARGLVTGSLTLLSGPDRAAFTEDDLATASDLGARAGVALENARLYAQQRTSSETLQRSMLSPPTQSAGLCIATRYHPAAEAAQVGGDWYDAFTQPDGRTVVVIGDVMGHDVSAAAAMGQLRTLVRALAYDRCAQPDEVLRRLDEVLAGLGLTTLATAVVLQLDPESADGSRVIRWCTAGHLPPVVADPDGSVRFLAGEGIVLGLGAGQQRVQQEARLERGSTLLLYTDGLVERRDRPMDVRLGELRDVVHAVAGVEGADVETLCDQLLLRMLPDGSDDDVAIVAVRVTGT, from the coding sequence ATGGACGGGACGAACTCGACGGCGTTCGCCGGGACCGCCGCGCAGTTGCCTCAGGTCCTGCACGGCCAGCCCGGTGCGGTGCTGCTGGTGCGGGTGGCCGACGGCGTGGTCCTGTTCGCCAACCCCCTCGCCGACCAGCTCGCCCCCGGGGTGTCGCTGCCCTGCGCGGTGGACGACTGGTCGCGGGCGGCGGGTCTGCAGGCTGCCGACGGCATCGACATCTCGGACCCGGCGACGGGTTCGTCGCCGTTGTCGCGCATCGCCCGTGGTGAGCCCGTGCACGGCGAACGCGTCACCGCGGCCCGTTCCTCGGACATGTCGGGCGCCCGTGAGGCGTTGTGGGTCATCGGCCTTCCGCTGTCGGACGCGCCCGTCGACGAGCTCAGCGGGCTGGCCCTGGTGGCGTTGCTGCCGCTGCGCGAGGAAGAGCTGGTCCGCGACGCGAAGGAGTCCGCGGAGCGCCTGCACAGCCGCGCGGTCCTGGCCAGCGACCTGTCGTTCACGATCTCCGACCCGACGCAGCCGGACAACCCGCTGGTGTGGGTGAACCCCGCCTTCGAGCGGGTGACCGGGTACGGCCGGGAGGTGCTGGGGACGAACTGCCGGTTCCTGCAGGGACCGGAGACCGACCACGACGCGGTCCAACGGATCCGGAGCGCCCTGGCGACGGGCGAGACGATCACGGAACTGCTGCTGAACTACCGCAAGGACGGCACGGCGTTCTGGAACGAGGTGGTGATCTCACCCGTCCGCAACGCCGAGGGTCGGGTCACCCACTTCGTCGGCGTGCAGTCCGACGTGACGTTGCGGGTGCAGGCCGAACGCGAACGCGACGCGGCACTGGCCTACGCCCGCGACGCCCGGCACCGGCTGGAGTTCCTCTCCGCGGTGACCGAGCAGTTGTCGGAGGTCCTGGATCCCGATGCCGCGCAGGACCTCCTGCCCTCGCTGGTCGTCCCGGAGTTCGCCGAGTGGGCGTTCGCGACCCTCCTCGACGGCAGCGGCCGGACGCGCCACGTGCGCGCGTCGCACGCGAACCCGGTGATGACCGCCGAGACCGACCGGTTCCAGGAGCTGCACGACGGTCTGGGCGACGGCTCGATCTCGATGCGGGTGCTGCACGGGGAGCTCGGGCCGACGCTGGTGACCGTCACCGACGACCTCGTCGACGCCGTCGCGACGACCGAGACCGCGCAGGTCCTGCGCCGCCTCGGGCTGGGCAGCGCGATCGTCGTCCCGTTGCGCGCACGGGGTCTGGTGACGGGGTCGCTGACGCTGCTCTCCGGTCCCGACCGGGCCGCCTTCACCGAGGACGACCTGGCGACGGCGAGCGACCTGGGGGCCCGGGCCGGGGTGGCGCTGGAGAACGCCCGGCTCTACGCCCAGCAGCGGACGTCATCGGAGACGTTGCAGCGCAGCATGTTGAGCCCGCCGACCCAGTCGGCCGGGCTGTGCATCGCCACCCGTTACCACCCGGCGGCGGAGGCGGCGCAGGTCGGTGGGGACTGGTACGACGCGTTCACCCAGCCCGACGGACGGACCGTCGTCGTCATCGGTGACGTCATGGGTCACGACGTGTCGGCGGCGGCCGCGATGGGCCAGCTGCGGACCCTGGTGCGGGCGCTGGCCTACGACCGCTGCGCGCAGCCCGACGAGGTGCTGCGGCGTCTGGACGAGGTGCTCGCCGGCCTCGGCCTGACGACGCTGGCCACGGCCGTCGTCCTGCAGCTCGACCCCGAGTCCGCCGACGGCAGTCGGGTGATCCGCTGGTGCACGGCCGGTCACCTGCCCCCGGTGGTCGCCGACCCGGACGGGTCGGTGCGCTTCCTGGCCGGGGAGGGGATCGTCCTGGGCCTCGGCGCCGGTCAGCAGCGCGTGCAGCAGGAGGCTCGCCTCGAGCGGGGGTCGACGCTGCTGCTCTACACCGACGGTCTGGTGGAACGGCGCGACCGTCCGATGGACGTCCGTCTGGGTGAACTGCGCGACGTCGTGCACGCCGTGGCCGGGGTGGAGGGGGCGGACGTGGAGACGCTCTGCGACCAGCTGCTGCTGCGGATGCTGCCCGACGGCAGCGACGACGACGTGGCGATCGTCGCGGTCCGCGTCACCGGAACCTGA
- a CDS encoding putative bifunctional diguanylate cyclase/phosphodiesterase → MGDTVATAVALVRTTVIAASFAALTFRVRRPAGEGSVWRSYQFGIGTLLLGSALDTVVRAGGIRSPVTGVAFVACAQTTCFFLYRALLHWNRQRTSTSGTGRADWLLGVGSTAAFTGILLTAVASTGHRAGTFVTQLHAFHLGALLVLLASYLVVMISAQAVRNARCWVVVVSVAVVLVGQAHLAVHPSETAQVLASLSWAGLAATLGGCALLRPSRGAPSVPSPLSLALSAFGALGLGLVTAFAALSVPGARAALVWAGLAMLLACVRLFRFVGEITAQDRDRRDARTDELTGLGNRRAFTAAVEEACAGETPVAVALLDLDRFKEVNDHHGHSVGDRLLQVAAVRLQELTPPRGRLTRLGGDEFAVVLTGADAAAALRTARTFAAAIGGGLIVEGRSFDVGASVGVATSTGLDDLDGLELLRRADAAMYVAKGGGGGVTLHDDEIDRLWRGRADLTEDLHAAFECPQALPFEVHYQPQLCLRSGEVVGVEALVRWQHPRHGLLAPAAFLSIVEERGLMPALTSHVARTAGADLARWRAAGLDLRLSINTSTTYLSDPQLLEVLDEVVRSGTAPSRLVVEVTETTLMRDPERALAMCHEITARGCALSIDDFGTGYSSLAYLANLPATELKIDRSFTMRALSDERIAAIVAGTVELAHHLGLRTVAEGVEDEATLELLRRTGCDESQGYLHSRPVPAAELLHWVLERRRAAAVAVV, encoded by the coding sequence CGGGACGCTGCTCCTCGGCTCCGCGCTCGACACCGTCGTCCGGGCCGGCGGGATCCGGTCCCCCGTCACGGGCGTCGCGTTCGTCGCCTGCGCGCAGACGACGTGCTTCTTCCTCTACCGCGCCCTGCTGCACTGGAACCGCCAGCGCACCTCGACGTCGGGCACCGGCCGGGCGGACTGGCTGCTCGGCGTCGGGAGCACGGCCGCGTTCACCGGGATCCTGCTGACGGCGGTCGCGTCCACCGGCCACCGGGCGGGCACCTTCGTGACGCAGCTGCACGCCTTCCACCTCGGCGCCCTGCTGGTGCTCCTGGCCTCCTACCTCGTCGTGATGATCTCGGCCCAGGCCGTGCGCAACGCCCGCTGCTGGGTGGTCGTGGTGAGCGTCGCCGTGGTGCTGGTGGGACAGGCGCACCTCGCGGTGCACCCCTCGGAGACGGCTCAGGTCCTGGCCTCGCTGTCCTGGGCCGGGCTCGCCGCCACCCTCGGCGGGTGCGCGCTGCTGCGCCCCTCGCGCGGGGCCCCCTCGGTGCCGTCACCGCTCTCGCTGGCGCTCAGCGCGTTCGGGGCGCTCGGGCTGGGTCTGGTGACGGCGTTCGCCGCCCTCAGCGTCCCCGGGGCCCGCGCCGCGCTGGTCTGGGCGGGGCTCGCGATGCTGCTGGCCTGCGTGCGGTTGTTCCGCTTCGTCGGCGAGATCACCGCGCAGGACCGCGACCGCCGCGACGCCCGCACCGACGAGCTGACCGGGCTGGGCAACCGCCGGGCCTTCACCGCGGCCGTCGAGGAGGCCTGCGCGGGAGAGACTCCGGTCGCCGTCGCCCTGCTCGACCTGGACCGCTTCAAGGAGGTCAACGACCACCACGGTCACAGCGTCGGGGACCGGCTGCTGCAGGTCGCGGCCGTCCGGCTGCAGGAACTCACCCCGCCGCGGGGACGGCTGACGCGGCTCGGCGGCGACGAGTTCGCCGTCGTCCTCACCGGCGCCGACGCGGCCGCCGCACTGCGCACCGCGCGGACCTTCGCCGCGGCGATCGGCGGCGGCCTGATCGTCGAGGGCCGCTCCTTCGACGTCGGCGCCAGCGTCGGCGTCGCCACCTCCACCGGTCTCGACGACCTCGACGGGCTGGAGCTGCTGCGCCGGGCGGACGCCGCGATGTACGTGGCGAAGGGCGGCGGGGGCGGCGTCACGCTGCACGACGACGAGATCGACCGGCTCTGGCGGGGGCGCGCCGACCTGACCGAGGACCTGCACGCCGCCTTCGAGTGCCCGCAGGCCCTGCCGTTCGAGGTGCACTACCAACCCCAGCTCTGCCTGCGCAGCGGCGAGGTCGTCGGCGTCGAGGCCCTGGTGCGCTGGCAGCACCCCCGGCACGGGCTGCTCGCCCCCGCCGCGTTCCTCTCGATCGTCGAGGAGCGCGGGCTGATGCCGGCCCTCACCTCCCACGTCGCCCGGACCGCGGGCGCCGACCTGGCCCGGTGGCGCGCGGCGGGGCTCGACCTGCGGTTGTCGATCAACACCTCCACGACGTACCTGTCGGACCCGCAGCTGCTGGAAGTCCTCGACGAGGTCGTCCGCAGCGGCACGGCCCCCTCCCGCCTGGTCGTCGAGGTCACCGAGACCACCCTGATGCGGGACCCGGAGCGGGCGCTGGCGATGTGCCACGAGATCACCGCGCGCGGTTGCGCGCTGAGCATCGACGACTTCGGGACGGGGTACTCCTCGTTGGCCTACCTGGCGAACCTGCCGGCCACGGAGCTGAAGATCGACCGCTCGTTCACGATGCGTGCGCTGAGCGACGAGCGGATCGCGGCGATCGTCGCGGGGACGGTGGAGCTGGCCCACCACCTGGGTCTGCGGACCGTGGCGGAGGGGGTCGAGGACGAGGCGACGCTGGAGCTGCTGCGGCGCACGGGGTGCGACGAGTCGCAGGGGTACCTGCACTCGCGTCCCGTCCCGGCGGCGGAGCTGCTGCACTGGGTCCTGGAGCGGCGTCGCGCCGCGGCGGTCGCCGTGGTGTGA